From a region of the Vaginimicrobium propionicum genome:
- the ribB gene encoding 3,4-dihydroxy-2-butanone-4-phosphate synthase: MPFSTIDQALDQLRKGRPVLALDDGNRENEGDVILPAEFATTEWLAWMIRHTSGYLCAPMTNAWADRLGLPLMVEHNSDRLRTAYTISCDAAHSVTTGISAADRATTLRTLADPNSVPDSVIRPGHILPLRARDGGVFERDGHTEATVDLCRLAGLNPVGAIGELVCDDGQMMRTEQVLECGKTFDLAVITIEELQKYRQRYDRVERIASAALPTKHGQFEIIGYRDLRNSAGHIALVAGEINSHALVRVHSECLTGDAFASLRCDCGQQLDQAMAEVAKNGGVVIYLRGHEGRGVGLLSKLEAYSLQDEGADTVDAQKLLGMPVDAREYGAAAAILTELGISSVELLTNNPEKTRGLTELGIKVTGTRRLITAPNPYNLDYLRTKRDRMGHLFPTEEAKED, translated from the coding sequence ATGCCATTCTCAACTATTGATCAAGCCCTAGACCAACTCAGAAAAGGCCGTCCGGTGCTGGCATTAGACGACGGTAACCGTGAAAATGAAGGCGATGTAATTTTGCCGGCCGAGTTTGCCACAACTGAATGGTTAGCTTGGATGATTCGTCACACGTCTGGTTATCTCTGTGCTCCAATGACTAATGCGTGGGCTGACCGATTGGGGCTGCCGCTAATGGTCGAACACAATTCGGACAGGCTACGTACCGCCTACACGATCTCATGTGACGCCGCTCATTCGGTAACTACGGGTATTTCAGCTGCTGACCGCGCAACTACATTGCGTACCTTGGCAGACCCGAACAGTGTGCCCGATTCGGTGATTCGTCCAGGACACATATTGCCGCTACGCGCTCGCGACGGTGGTGTCTTTGAACGTGACGGCCACACCGAAGCTACCGTAGATCTTTGTCGACTGGCTGGGCTGAATCCAGTGGGGGCTATTGGTGAATTAGTCTGCGATGACGGTCAGATGATGCGTACTGAGCAGGTCTTGGAATGTGGCAAAACATTCGATCTGGCGGTAATCACCATTGAAGAGTTGCAGAAATATCGTCAACGCTACGACAGGGTGGAGCGCATAGCCAGCGCGGCTTTGCCGACGAAACACGGGCAATTCGAAATTATCGGCTACCGCGATTTGCGTAATTCAGCTGGCCACATTGCGTTGGTCGCTGGTGAAATTAATAGTCATGCCCTAGTCAGAGTGCATTCAGAATGTCTTACCGGTGATGCTTTCGCCTCGCTGCGCTGTGACTGTGGCCAGCAGCTAGATCAAGCTATGGCTGAGGTCGCCAAAAATGGTGGTGTTGTTATTTATTTACGCGGCCATGAAGGTCGCGGCGTTGGGCTGCTGTCGAAGCTAGAAGCATACAGTTTGCAAGACGAAGGAGCCGACACAGTAGATGCCCAGAAGCTGCTAGGTATGCCGGTCGATGCTCGCGAATATGGGGCCGCGGCAGCCATCCTGACCGAGTTGGGGATTTCTTCTGTTGAACTATTGACGAATAACCCTGAGAAAACCCGTGGCCTAACCGAGCTGGGGATTAAAGTGACCGGCACTCGTCGCTTAATTACTGCCCCGAACCCCTACAACCTAGATTATTTGCGTACGAAACGTGATCGTATGGGTCATCTTTTCCCTACGGAAGAAGCTAAAGAGGACTGA
- the ribD gene encoding bifunctional diaminohydroxyphosphoribosylaminopyrimidine deaminase/5-amino-6-(5-phosphoribosylamino)uracil reductase RibD, translating to MAKGFDQQLMARAIALAKRSPQADPNPRVGCVIAKGATIIAEGWHEGAGSAHAEVAALAKAGDDARGASAYVSLEPCNHTGKTGPCSQALVAAGIKRVVFAQSDPNPVAVGGATYLREHGVIVEPGLAVEEAKELNRYWNASYLLGRPFVTWKVAASLDGRTAAANGTSQWITGEEARRDVHELRRSAGAIIVGTGTVLADNPRLTIREPDGKLAARQPLRVIVGKRKIPNNFRVFNDEAPTLQIGVQPVEVLAQLKARQIHHAWLEGGSSLAAAFWTAGLIDEVVCYLAPALLGTGPNLIGNLGVADIKDCYRLDLKDVRQIGNDVRLIAKPKERMCLPES from the coding sequence ATGGCTAAGGGCTTTGACCAACAGTTGATGGCGCGCGCCATTGCCTTGGCTAAGCGTAGCCCGCAAGCGGATCCTAACCCTAGGGTTGGGTGTGTTATTGCTAAGGGTGCAACGATCATCGCCGAAGGTTGGCACGAGGGGGCAGGTAGTGCTCATGCTGAGGTTGCGGCCTTGGCCAAAGCTGGTGACGATGCGCGCGGGGCTAGCGCCTACGTCAGTCTTGAGCCTTGTAACCACACTGGCAAAACGGGGCCGTGCAGCCAGGCTTTAGTGGCTGCTGGAATAAAAAGGGTAGTTTTTGCCCAATCGGATCCGAATCCTGTTGCAGTCGGTGGCGCAACCTATCTCAGAGAGCACGGGGTAATAGTTGAGCCGGGTCTAGCAGTTGAAGAAGCTAAAGAGCTGAATCGCTATTGGAACGCTTCTTATCTTCTCGGGCGTCCTTTCGTCACGTGGAAAGTTGCTGCCAGCCTGGACGGACGCACCGCGGCTGCCAACGGCACTTCGCAGTGGATAACTGGTGAAGAAGCCAGACGCGACGTCCATGAGCTGCGTCGTTCTGCAGGCGCAATAATCGTGGGTACCGGCACTGTGTTGGCTGATAACCCCAGGCTTACTATCCGCGAACCAGATGGCAAACTAGCTGCTCGCCAACCCCTGCGCGTCATTGTTGGAAAGCGGAAAATCCCTAATAATTTCCGTGTTTTCAATGATGAGGCGCCAACGCTGCAAATCGGTGTCCAGCCCGTAGAAGTGTTAGCACAATTAAAAGCCCGCCAGATCCATCACGCTTGGCTAGAGGGTGGGTCTAGCCTGGCGGCAGCATTCTGGACGGCTGGGTTAATAGATGAGGTTGTCTGTTATTTGGCTCCTGCCTTGTTAGGAACCGGTCCCAATCTCATTGGCAATCTTGGGGTGGCCGACATTAAAGATTGCTACCGCTTGGATCTTAAAGATGTTCGCCAAATAGGTAATGATGTCAGGCTGATCGCTAAACCGAAGGAGCGTATGTGTTTACCGGAATCGTAG
- the ribH gene encoding 6,7-dimethyl-8-ribityllumazine synthase — translation MSKEGLPHINASGRNRKICVVASQWYSKVTDALADNAVQALQEAGAQVKLVRVPGTFELPVACARLADPVDGWAGVDGFVALGVVVRGGTPHFDYVCQGATQGLMDVMVATRKPIGFGVLTCNDEAEAIDRAGLPGSTENKGREAALAVLAVLDATE, via the coding sequence ATGAGCAAAGAAGGATTGCCACACATAAACGCTAGTGGGCGCAACCGCAAAATCTGTGTAGTAGCCTCTCAATGGTATTCGAAGGTCACTGATGCCCTTGCCGACAACGCTGTTCAAGCTCTTCAGGAGGCTGGTGCTCAAGTGAAATTAGTGCGGGTGCCAGGCACTTTCGAGCTGCCAGTAGCTTGTGCCAGGCTAGCTGACCCAGTAGATGGGTGGGCTGGTGTAGATGGATTTGTTGCCTTGGGGGTGGTGGTGCGGGGCGGCACCCCACACTTCGACTACGTGTGCCAAGGCGCTACTCAGGGTTTGATGGATGTCATGGTAGCCACCAGAAAACCTATCGGTTTTGGGGTGCTGACTTGCAATGATGAAGCTGAGGCTATTGATAGGGCTGGTTTGCCAGGTTCGACCGAAAATAAAGGACGCGAGGCCGCCTTGGCTGTGTTGGCTGTGTTGGACGCTACTGAATAG
- a CDS encoding riboflavin synthase → MFTGIVEEIGEVTKVVAREDFATIWVKGEQVTKDAELGCSIAVSGVCLTVTSLENNIFSADLMAETLARTKFSELQPGDKVNLEPALRASDRLGGHMVSGHVEAVGALSERVAGANCLVLKIACPSDFTRYLVPKGSITIDGVSLTVTEVESTTFSVSLIPATITQTTLGALEVGESVNLEADLIGKYLVTYLDRLNLKEF, encoded by the coding sequence GTGTTTACCGGAATCGTAGAAGAAATCGGAGAGGTTACCAAGGTGGTGGCAAGAGAGGATTTTGCCACTATATGGGTAAAAGGCGAGCAGGTGACTAAAGACGCTGAGTTGGGCTGCTCGATTGCGGTTAGCGGAGTATGTCTGACGGTAACTAGCCTAGAAAACAACATCTTTAGCGCCGACTTAATGGCTGAAACCCTAGCTCGTACGAAATTTAGTGAGCTACAACCAGGGGATAAAGTCAATTTGGAGCCGGCGCTAAGAGCTAGTGACCGGCTTGGTGGGCACATGGTTTCTGGTCACGTCGAAGCTGTAGGCGCACTGTCCGAGCGAGTTGCTGGCGCTAACTGTTTGGTGCTGAAAATTGCTTGTCCTAGCGATTTCACCCGCTACTTGGTGCCGAAAGGTTCAATCACCATTGACGGTGTATCGCTAACCGTTACCGAGGTTGAGTCAACAACCTTTTCTGTCTCACTGATTCCGGCAACCATCACCCAAACCACGCTTGGGGCATTAGAAGTTGGCGAAAGCGTCAATCTTGAGGCTGACCTAATCGGTAAATACCTAGTCACATATCTAGACCGGCTGAATTTGAAGGAATTCTAA